In Legionella spiritensis, the following proteins share a genomic window:
- the typA gene encoding translational GTPase TypA: MIEKIRNIAIIAHVDHGKTTLVDKLLQQTGTLNERAPKVERVMDSNALEKERGITILAKNTCVNWQDHQINIVDTPGHADFGGEVERILSMVDSVLLLVDAVDGPMPQTRFVTQKAFARGLNPIVVINKIDRPGARPHWVMDQVFDLFDNLGATDTQLDFPVVYASALNGYAKLDLTDETEDMSALLQTIIDRVPPPQVDESGPFQMQISSLDYSSYVGTIGIGRITRGQIKAKSPVKIIDKEGNIRNGRLLQLLGFKGLERVEIAEASAGDIIAVTGIEQLNISDTLCDPNLVEPMPALTVDEPTISMTFQVNDSPFAGQEGKFVTSRKIRERLQTELLHNVALRVEDTEDPDKFRVSGRGELHLSILIENMRREGYELAISKPEVILREENGEPQEPYERLTIDVEENHQGTIMEKLGERRGELQNMIPDGKGRVRLDYLIPTRGLIGFHTEFLSSTSGTGLMYHVYDHYGPAFRGRLGKRNNGVLIANCQGAARAFALFNLQERGRLFIEPQTVCYEGMIVGIHSRDNDLVVNVTKEKQLTNIRASGSDENIILTPSVKLSLEQALEFIDDDELVEVTPKSIRLRKKTLKEHERKRASRAQSEE; encoded by the coding sequence ATGATAGAGAAGATACGTAATATTGCCATCATCGCGCACGTCGATCACGGCAAAACCACCCTCGTCGATAAATTACTGCAACAAACCGGTACGCTTAACGAGCGCGCGCCCAAAGTGGAGCGCGTCATGGATTCCAACGCGCTGGAAAAGGAGCGCGGTATCACCATTCTCGCTAAAAACACCTGTGTTAACTGGCAGGATCATCAAATTAATATCGTCGACACGCCCGGGCACGCGGATTTCGGAGGTGAGGTTGAACGCATCCTGTCCATGGTGGACAGTGTTTTATTGCTGGTAGACGCGGTGGACGGCCCGATGCCGCAAACCCGCTTCGTCACCCAGAAAGCCTTTGCCCGCGGTTTAAATCCCATCGTTGTGATCAATAAAATCGATCGTCCCGGCGCAAGGCCGCATTGGGTGATGGATCAGGTTTTTGATTTGTTTGACAATCTGGGCGCTACCGATACCCAGCTTGATTTTCCGGTAGTTTATGCCTCCGCCTTAAATGGCTACGCCAAACTGGATCTCACCGATGAGACAGAGGATATGTCGGCGTTGCTGCAAACCATCATTGATCGGGTACCGCCGCCGCAGGTGGATGAATCAGGTCCGTTTCAAATGCAAATCAGCTCTCTGGATTACTCGTCCTATGTCGGCACCATTGGCATTGGCCGCATTACCCGGGGGCAAATCAAGGCCAAATCGCCCGTTAAAATCATCGACAAGGAAGGAAACATCCGCAACGGACGTCTGCTTCAGCTACTTGGATTTAAAGGATTGGAGCGGGTGGAAATTGCCGAGGCAAGTGCCGGAGACATTATAGCGGTCACCGGTATCGAGCAACTCAATATTTCAGACACCTTGTGTGATCCCAATCTGGTCGAACCCATGCCGGCGTTAACCGTCGACGAACCCACCATCAGCATGACCTTTCAAGTCAACGATTCCCCCTTTGCCGGGCAGGAGGGCAAATTTGTCACCAGCCGCAAGATACGCGAGCGATTGCAGACAGAATTATTACATAATGTGGCCTTGCGCGTGGAAGACACGGAAGATCCGGATAAATTCCGGGTATCGGGACGAGGGGAATTGCATTTATCGATACTCATTGAAAACATGCGCCGGGAAGGCTACGAACTGGCGATCAGTAAACCGGAAGTTATTTTACGGGAAGAAAACGGCGAGCCGCAGGAACCCTATGAGCGGTTGACCATTGATGTCGAGGAAAATCACCAGGGTACCATCATGGAGAAACTCGGCGAGCGCCGTGGTGAGTTACAAAATATGATCCCGGATGGCAAGGGTCGGGTACGTCTGGATTATCTCATTCCCACTCGCGGCCTTATCGGTTTTCACACCGAATTTTTATCAAGCACATCGGGAACCGGCCTGATGTATCATGTCTATGATCATTATGGTCCCGCCTTTCGCGGACGTTTGGGTAAACGCAACAACGGTGTGCTTATCGCCAATTGCCAGGGTGCGGCCCGCGCCTTTGCCCTGTTTAATTTACAGGAACGAGGCCGTCTGTTCATCGAGCCTCAAACAGTCTGTTACGAAGGAATGATTGTCGGTATTCACTCGCGTGATAACGATTTGGTGGTCAATGTCACCAAGGAAAAACAATTGACTAATATTCGAGCATCTGGTTCGGATGAAAATATTATTCTGACCCCTTCGGTGAAATTGTCGCTCGAACAAGCTCTTGAATTCATTGACGACGATGAACTGGTGGAGGTGACGCCCAAGTCGATTCGATTGCGCAAAAAAACCTTGAAAGAACATGAGCGCAAACGCGCGTCACGCGCCCAGTCGGAAGAGTAA
- a CDS encoding NAD(+) kinase, translated as MKQKFQRVILYARQHRANEGVNESLQRLVKFLKKQQIDAYLDTDTAGSFTIKLPILERACMGKKQDLIIVVGGDGSLLSAARMAIKVNVPVIGINRGRLGFLTDINPNDMEEQLKAVLNGEYQEEHRFLLQTRIHDEENTYFQGDALNDVVLGRGSETHLIEFDVYINQQFVSHYRSDGLILATPTGSTAYALSAGGPIMHPQINAIVLVPMFPHSLSSRPLVIDSQSRIDLVISERNETDLRISCDGHESRMVKPRQQVSIEKNAQQLRLLHPVDYHYYDTLRIKLGWESKHQG; from the coding sequence ATGAAACAGAAATTTCAACGCGTTATCTTGTATGCACGCCAGCACCGCGCTAACGAAGGTGTTAATGAGAGTCTGCAACGTCTGGTGAAATTTTTAAAAAAACAGCAGATAGACGCTTATCTCGATACGGACACCGCCGGTTCCTTTACTATCAAACTTCCCATCCTGGAACGTGCCTGCATGGGCAAAAAGCAGGATTTAATTATTGTGGTCGGTGGGGACGGCAGTTTGCTTTCCGCCGCGCGCATGGCCATTAAGGTCAATGTTCCGGTTATCGGGATCAACCGCGGCCGTCTGGGCTTTTTAACAGACATCAATCCAAACGATATGGAAGAGCAGTTGAAGGCTGTTCTGAACGGCGAATATCAGGAGGAACATCGATTCCTGCTGCAAACCCGCATTCATGATGAAGAAAACACCTATTTTCAGGGTGACGCCCTCAACGATGTGGTTCTGGGGCGCGGCAGTGAAACCCATTTGATTGAATTTGACGTTTATATTAATCAACAATTCGTCAGCCACTACCGCTCGGATGGTTTGATACTGGCCACACCCACCGGCTCCACCGCCTACGCCTTGTCGGCCGGCGGCCCAATCATGCACCCGCAAATCAACGCCATCGTACTGGTGCCAATGTTTCCACATAGTTTAAGTTCACGACCCTTGGTCATTGACAGCCAGTCCAGGATAGATCTGGTTATCAGCGAACGCAATGAAACGGATTTGCGCATCAGTTGTGACGGCCATGAATCACGCATGGTCAAACCCAGACAACAGGTATCTATTGAAAAAAATGCCCAGCAACTTCGCTTGCTGCATCCCGTGGATTACCATTATTATGATACATTACGGATAAAACTCGGCTGGGAATCCAAACACCAGGGATAA
- the recN gene encoding DNA repair protein RecN, whose amino-acid sequence MLTALRIENFAIVKHLELDFAQGMTAFTGETGAGKSIMIDALMLALGGRGDASVIRHGEEKCDIVATFQISLQSEPALWLKEHDIGWEDGEIILRRVLYAEGRSKSFVNAQPIPLQKIKELSEMLVHIHGQHQHQTLLQHPTHRQQLDHYAEHGPLLQEIQTLYKTCQKIRSELEDLQEQDKNQDRVALLAFQIDELQSLNIQEGDMQRLGEEHQLLHHAQDYLQHSHHIARTLNGDEDITVCGMLNQILHWLQQLPEEHPAIKNSKDLLNNALIQCEETLNELRGFSDQVHLDPERLQEVEERISELHQAARKYHKDVDQLPEHLRQLQLELQQLKDSEQRVSHLQQQYDQQLQTFEQTARKLSASRKQAAEKLSAEITAIIRKLGMPNGRVEIAMTPLDKMQPHGLDRVEYKVCTNPGTMPDALNKIASGGELSRISLAIQMITAQRGATPTLLFDEVDVGIGGATAALVGQLLRKLGERLQVFCVTHQPQVASSAHHHFVVEKYSEQEQTFSRIISLLEDDKINEIARMLGGLTITEQTRLHARELLAQSL is encoded by the coding sequence ATGCTCACTGCCTTGCGTATCGAAAATTTTGCCATAGTCAAACATCTTGAGCTGGATTTTGCCCAGGGTATGACAGCCTTTACCGGCGAAACCGGTGCCGGAAAATCCATTATGATAGACGCCTTGATGCTGGCCTTAGGCGGACGGGGAGACGCGTCTGTGATCCGTCATGGTGAGGAAAAATGCGACATCGTCGCCACCTTTCAGATCTCTTTGCAATCCGAACCCGCCCTTTGGCTCAAGGAACATGATATTGGCTGGGAAGACGGTGAGATTATCCTGAGAAGGGTACTGTATGCCGAAGGCCGGTCGAAATCATTCGTTAACGCCCAACCGATTCCACTTCAAAAGATCAAGGAACTCAGCGAAATGCTGGTGCATATTCACGGACAGCACCAGCATCAGACCTTGCTGCAACATCCGACACACCGCCAGCAACTTGATCATTACGCGGAACATGGCCCTCTTCTACAGGAAATCCAGACGCTTTATAAAACATGCCAGAAAATTCGTTCCGAACTGGAGGATCTGCAAGAACAGGATAAAAACCAGGATCGCGTGGCGCTTCTAGCCTTTCAAATTGACGAGTTGCAATCCCTGAATATTCAGGAAGGCGACATGCAACGTCTCGGTGAGGAGCATCAGCTCCTCCATCACGCCCAGGACTATTTGCAGCACAGCCACCACATTGCCCGGACTTTAAATGGCGATGAGGATATCACCGTTTGCGGCATGTTAAATCAGATCCTGCATTGGCTGCAGCAATTGCCCGAAGAACATCCCGCCATTAAAAACAGTAAGGATTTGCTTAATAACGCCTTGATCCAGTGTGAGGAAACGCTCAATGAACTACGGGGTTTTTCCGATCAGGTACATCTTGATCCGGAGCGTTTGCAGGAGGTTGAGGAACGGATCAGCGAGTTGCATCAAGCCGCCCGTAAATACCACAAAGACGTCGATCAACTGCCCGAACATCTGCGGCAGTTACAACTTGAATTACAGCAATTGAAAGACAGTGAACAGAGGGTATCGCATTTGCAACAGCAATACGATCAGCAACTGCAAACCTTTGAGCAAACCGCTCGGAAATTAAGTGCTTCCCGCAAACAGGCCGCTGAAAAATTAAGTGCCGAGATAACCGCCATTATCCGGAAACTCGGTATGCCGAACGGTCGGGTGGAAATCGCTATGACACCGCTGGATAAAATGCAACCACATGGCCTGGACAGGGTGGAATACAAAGTATGCACCAACCCGGGCACCATGCCGGACGCCCTGAACAAAATCGCTTCCGGCGGCGAGCTGTCCCGCATCAGCCTGGCTATTCAAATGATTACGGCACAACGAGGCGCCACACCGACCCTGCTGTTTGATGAGGTGGATGTCGGCATAGGCGGCGCGACCGCCGCCCTGGTTGGGCAACTTCTGCGTAAGCTGGGCGAGCGTCTGCAGGTCTTTTGTGTGACCCACCAGCCTCAGGTTGCTTCAAGCGCCCACCATCATTTTGTCGTTGAAAAATACAGCGAGCAGGAACAAACCTTTTCCCGCATTATTTCCCTGCTGGAAGACGATAAAATCAATGAAATTGCGCGCATGCTGGGTGGATTGACCATCACCGAACAAACACGCCTGCATGCCAGAGAGTTATTGGCGCAGAGCCTTTAA